One Idiomarina loihiensis L2TR genomic window carries:
- a CDS encoding phosphatase PAP2 family protein, with product MVLISYLQRFDRYCYCLFSGLRAKDLPGQIALLTSRSGDGYGYLVIALMAWLLDESGDDYFAHLLLAFAFELPVYWIMKNSFRRQRPSELNLSFAALVVASDKFSFPSGHTAAAVLFSTVTYQYYPNLGLVCFGWAAAIGASRVVVGVHYPSDIVAGASLAIVVSEFVI from the coding sequence GATCGCTATTGCTATTGTTTATTTTCTGGTTTGCGGGCTAAGGATTTGCCCGGACAGATTGCACTGCTGACGTCGCGCAGTGGTGACGGTTACGGTTACCTGGTTATTGCATTAATGGCCTGGCTTCTGGACGAATCCGGCGACGACTATTTTGCCCACCTGTTACTTGCCTTTGCTTTTGAGCTACCGGTTTACTGGATAATGAAAAACAGTTTTCGGCGCCAGCGACCCAGTGAGTTAAATTTATCCTTTGCCGCTTTGGTTGTCGCCAGTGATAAATTCAGTTTTCCCTCTGGCCATACCGCAGCTGCGGTTCTGTTTTCTACAGTAACCTATCAGTACTACCCAAATCTTGGCTTAGTCTGTTTTGGCTGGGCTGCCGCCATTGGTGCCTCCCGAGTTGTGGTTGGTGTCCATTACCCCAGCGATATTGTTGCCGGCGCTTCGCTGGCTATTGTCGTATCGGAGTTCGTTATATGA
- a CDS encoding glycosyltransferase family protein — protein MKILYGIQGTGNGHLSRCHTMAKSLAKYNVDIDYLISGRDVAGLFDMDVFGDYQWQQGLSFVTEKGRLRRRKTLLNNDWSQFWQDVKKLPVKNYDLVITDYEPVTAWAAKKAGVRCIGLGRQYAFQEPELFRRLSWWQKKLISSFAPCSEPVGMHWLSTGNAIPPVVRHEENNCGGLMQRVVVYLPFEDPRHVIEQLQPLDNYEFSFFHPLAKRESLGHIECYPPSRAEFAAHFNKASAILSNAGFETSCEALSQGKALAVKPLTGQFEQKWNAQILQEQGLAHVLKRIDSVSIDSWLTQRNPQRLYWPSVADELAQWISKGAEQPVTELSAGLWSRNEKTAV, from the coding sequence ATGAAAATTCTTTATGGTATACAGGGCACGGGTAATGGTCACCTGAGTCGCTGTCACACCATGGCAAAGTCTCTTGCAAAATATAATGTTGATATTGATTACCTGATATCGGGGCGTGATGTTGCCGGCTTATTCGATATGGACGTTTTCGGCGATTATCAGTGGCAGCAGGGTTTGTCTTTTGTCACTGAAAAAGGGCGGTTACGAAGACGTAAGACGTTGCTGAACAACGACTGGAGTCAGTTTTGGCAGGATGTAAAAAAGTTACCGGTAAAAAATTACGATTTAGTGATCACAGATTATGAACCCGTAACCGCCTGGGCGGCTAAGAAAGCCGGAGTACGCTGTATTGGCTTGGGTCGTCAGTATGCGTTTCAAGAGCCTGAATTGTTCCGGCGTTTGTCCTGGTGGCAGAAAAAGCTGATATCTTCATTTGCGCCCTGTTCAGAGCCTGTCGGTATGCACTGGCTTTCAACCGGTAATGCGATTCCCCCTGTGGTCAGGCATGAAGAAAATAACTGTGGTGGCTTAATGCAACGTGTGGTTGTGTATTTACCCTTTGAAGACCCACGGCATGTGATTGAACAATTGCAGCCTTTAGATAATTACGAGTTTTCTTTTTTTCATCCTTTGGCAAAGCGCGAATCTTTAGGTCATATTGAGTGTTACCCTCCCTCGAGAGCGGAGTTTGCCGCTCACTTCAATAAGGCGTCGGCTATTTTGTCTAATGCGGGGTTTGAAACCAGTTGCGAGGCTCTGAGTCAGGGCAAAGCGCTTGCAGTAAAACCTTTGACCGGTCAGTTTGAGCAAAAATGGAATGCGCAGATACTGCAGGAGCAGGGGTTGGCGCATGTCCTTAAGCGAATCGACAGTGTGTCAATTGATAGCTGGTTAACCCAACGTAATCCGCAACGGTTATATTGGCCTAGTGTTGCAGATGAATTAGCTCAGTGGATATCTAAAGGCGCTGAGCAGCCGGTTACTGAACTGAGTGCAGGGCTGTGGTCCAGAAACGAAAAAACCGCCGTATAG